TTTATAGAATGAATAAGGTAACTCTACAAGACCTTCATCTTAGAGAAAGGCCACCAGATCAGGGACACCTTACCCACGATACTCTCCCCTGCGACAGCGCCAAAATAACGGCTGTCCTTGCTGGCTCCGGCATGCCGGTTGTCCCCCATAACGAAGTAGGTCCCCGCCTGCACGGTAAGACTGCTGAAATCAGGATCTTCTATAGACGTATCAATATAAGGCTCATCCAGCAGTTTGCCGTTGAGGTAGAGCTGCTGGTTCCGCACTTCGATGATATCGCCGGGAATGCCGATTACCCGCTTGACCAGATATTCCTTGCGGCTGGGTCCCGTACTGGGATCATGAAGGACAACAACCTCCCCGCGGCCCGGATTCCCGAAGCTGAGGGCGATTTTATTAATAATCAGCTTCTCTCCCTGATATAGGGTGGGCTGCATGGATTGGCCGATTACAGTAGACACATTGAACACATAGATATTAAGCAGCGACATCACTGCGAACACAATCCCCGCCGTAATGATCCACTCCCGCATATCCTTAATCCACGTTCTTCCGGACTTCTGTCTGGACTTGCTATGCGTTACTGATCTGTATCTTTGTCTGCGGCTCCGCATGAAATCTTCTTCAAGCTCCCGGTTCATAGGCCACCTACTTGTTCGATTAGGTTATCCGTTCCTTAACAATAGAAAAGCATATCTCCCGCCCATTTGCAATGGACATAGGGAAGATATGCTTTAGTATAATGAAACAGACTATGCAGGAATACCCATATTCAAAAGTATCCGCCCTGCAACAGTTCTCTACTCTGACCTTTGATTCCGCTTACAGCAGCGGTTCAGCAACAGTTACCCGACAATGCTTAGCTTGCGCACGGATTTGAAGATGTGGTTCTCGTCATAACCCATGGCTTTATAGAGAGGCATTGCAAAAGAATTGTGTTCATCGACGGCAACATAAATGCCGCTGACCTTCCGCGCCTGAAATCTGCTCTCCATAGCCGTTACAAGACTCTTGCCGACTCCTCTGCGGCGGTAATCCGGATGGACGGCAATGCGGAAATAACAGCCGTGATTCTTCTCAATCGTACCAATCAGCGCACCGATGATTTCTCCTTCATCCTCAGCAACTACAATGAGATCAGAATCCCATGACAATTGCCTGGAGAAAGGCTCGATCGTGCTCTCGAAACATTCTTCCGATAATGCGGTCTGCAGCAATTCAGTCACTGGAGTTACATCGCTTAATTGAAAGGAACGAACGTGCATACTTAAAAGTCTC
The window above is part of the Paenibacillus sp. FSL H8-0048 genome. Proteins encoded here:
- the lepB gene encoding signal peptidase I, whose protein sequence is MNRELEEDFMRSRRQRYRSVTHSKSRQKSGRTWIKDMREWIITAGIVFAVMSLLNIYVFNVSTVIGQSMQPTLYQGEKLIINKIALSFGNPGRGEVVVLHDPSTGPSRKEYLVKRVIGIPGDIIEVRNQQLYLNGKLLDEPYIDTSIEDPDFSSLTVQAGTYFVMGDNRHAGASKDSRYFGAVAGESIVGKVSLIWWPFSKMKVL
- a CDS encoding GNAT family N-acetyltransferase; its protein translation is MHVRSFQLSDVTPVTELLQTALSEECFESTIEPFSRQLSWDSDLIVVAEDEGEIIGALIGTIEKNHGCYFRIAVHPDYRRRGVGKSLVTAMESRFQARKVSGIYVAVDEHNSFAMPLYKAMGYDENHIFKSVRKLSIVG